Proteins encoded within one genomic window of Haloplanus vescus:
- a CDS encoding presenilin family intramembrane aspartyl protease PSH, translating to MNAREIRGVAVAAALFLFVQLGALMLVEPFETAGYQAVENPSDPTNSLVYIAAILVATALMLAAFKYAFEWAVKGVVVCSSALVSWYVFAVVTPPLVTLGSLNVLAVALSVGVAVALLVYPEWYVIDAAGVVMGAGAGALFGISFGLLPAILLLSVLAVYDAISVYGTEHMLSLAEGVMDLHVPVILVIPLSLSYSLLDDDFSGASDVHDDDGDADDDAAVEGDETTADDHTDEGESDRDAFFIGLGDAVMPTVMIASGAFFSPAPSLGVTFLPALNLPALLAMVGTFLGLGVLLWAVMKGRAHAGLPLLNGGAIGGYLLGSVLAGVPLLRALGLAPYL from the coding sequence ATGAACGCGCGCGAGATTCGCGGCGTCGCCGTCGCCGCGGCGCTCTTCTTGTTCGTCCAGCTCGGCGCACTCATGCTGGTCGAACCGTTCGAGACGGCGGGCTACCAGGCCGTCGAGAATCCCTCCGACCCGACGAACAGCCTCGTCTACATCGCCGCCATCCTCGTCGCCACGGCGCTGATGCTCGCGGCCTTCAAGTACGCCTTCGAGTGGGCCGTCAAGGGCGTCGTCGTCTGCTCCAGCGCCCTCGTCTCGTGGTACGTCTTCGCCGTCGTCACCCCGCCGCTGGTCACCCTCGGCTCGCTCAACGTCCTCGCCGTCGCGCTCTCGGTGGGCGTTGCCGTCGCCCTCCTCGTCTACCCCGAGTGGTACGTCATCGACGCCGCGGGCGTCGTCATGGGTGCCGGCGCGGGCGCGCTCTTCGGCATCAGTTTCGGCCTGCTGCCCGCTATCCTCCTCCTCTCCGTGCTCGCCGTCTACGACGCCATCAGCGTCTACGGCACCGAACACATGCTCAGCCTCGCCGAGGGCGTGATGGACCTCCACGTCCCCGTCATTCTCGTGATTCCGCTCTCGCTGTCGTACTCCCTGCTCGACGACGATTTCTCGGGGGCGAGCGACGTTCACGACGACGACGGCGATGCGGACGACGACGCGGCAGTTGAGGGCGACGAGACGACGGCGGACGACCACACAGACGAGGGCGAATCCGACCGCGACGCCTTCTTCATCGGCCTCGGCGACGCCGTGATGCCCACCGTCATGATAGCCAGCGGCGCCTTCTTCTCCCCTGCGCCGTCGCTCGGGGTCACGTTCCTGCCCGCGCTCAACCTGCCCGCTCTGCTCGCCATGGTCGGAACTTTCCTCGGCCTCGGCGTCCTCCTCTGGGCGGTCATGAAGGGCCGGGCTCACGCTGGCCTCCCCCTCCTGAACGGCGGCGCCATCGGCGGCTACCTCCTCGGTTCCGTCCTCGCGGGCGTACCCCTACTCCGTGCGCTCGGACTCGCGCCGTACCTCTAG
- the srp19 gene encoding signal recognition particle subunit SRP19: MVENVIWPAYLDASKTRAEGRRVPREQAVDEPTVDEIAKAAQQVGYDAVIERDMTYPREYEPRGRVLVKGADDATKNDLVQAIAAYVDILRD, translated from the coding sequence ATGGTAGAGAACGTCATCTGGCCCGCCTACCTCGACGCGTCGAAGACGCGCGCCGAGGGGCGGCGCGTCCCCCGCGAGCAAGCGGTCGACGAGCCGACGGTCGACGAGATTGCGAAGGCCGCCCAGCAGGTCGGCTACGACGCCGTCATCGAACGCGACATGACCTATCCGCGGGAGTACGAACCCCGCGGGCGCGTCCTCGTGAAGGGTGCGGACGACGCGACGAAAAACGACCTCGTCCAGGCCATCGCGGCCTACGTGGACATCCTCCGGGACTGA
- the panB gene encoding 3-methyl-2-oxobutanoate hydroxymethyltransferase: protein MPTVREIQRGARDEPLTMLTAYDAPTAAIVDEAGIDVVLVGDSVGNAMLGYDTTVPVTLDQVASHTGAVARAVDDALVVADMPFLSYGASEAESIENAGRLIKEAGANAVKLESGTHTVELTERLVELGIPVMAHLGLTPQRVNQVGGYTQQGTTDDAAAEIRDLAAKHEAAGAFSLVLEHVPDELAASITDALDIPVIGIGAGGETDGQVLVVTDVLGLSESVPPFAESFGDVREEMEEAVAAYRDAVEDGSFP from the coding sequence ATGCCAACGGTCCGGGAGATACAGCGGGGGGCGCGGGACGAACCGCTGACGATGCTGACGGCGTACGACGCGCCGACGGCGGCCATCGTCGACGAGGCGGGCATCGACGTGGTGCTCGTCGGCGACAGCGTGGGGAACGCGATGCTCGGCTACGACACCACCGTCCCCGTCACGCTGGACCAAGTGGCCAGCCACACCGGCGCCGTCGCGCGGGCCGTCGACGACGCCCTCGTCGTCGCCGACATGCCCTTCCTGAGTTACGGGGCAAGCGAGGCCGAGAGCATCGAGAACGCCGGGCGACTGATCAAGGAGGCGGGCGCCAACGCCGTCAAACTCGAATCCGGCACCCACACCGTCGAGTTGACCGAGCGACTGGTCGAGCTTGGAATTCCCGTGATGGCACACCTCGGACTGACGCCCCAGCGAGTCAATCAGGTTGGTGGCTACACACAGCAGGGAACCACCGACGACGCGGCCGCCGAAATCCGTGACCTCGCCGCGAAACACGAGGCCGCCGGGGCGTTCTCGCTCGTCCTCGAACACGTCCCCGACGAACTGGCGGCATCGATAACCGACGCGCTCGACATCCCGGTCATCGGCATCGGCGCTGGCGGCGAGACGGACGGCCAAGTGCTCGTCGTGACGGACGTACTCGGCCTCTCGGAGTCTGTCCCACCCTTCGCGGAGTCGTTCGGCGACGTGCGCGAGGAGATGGAGGAGGCGGTGGCGGCGTATCGCGACGCCGTCGAGGACGGGTCGTTCCCGTAG
- a CDS encoding ketopantoate reductase family protein, producing the protein MRVVVFGAGSLGSLVGGRLARAHDVTLVGRDPHVSAVQRSGLRVTGVETFETQPAATTDGTGTNADLALVTVKAYDTEAAARTLATGEYGAVCSLQNGMGNEDVLAAHVDAPVVAGTVTCGARLADPGHVEWLGRGTVTLGPWRPEGDTAPVERVAAAFRAADFPTDVTSDIRRRLWEKLAVNAAINPVTALARVENGAVAGEGPLAAVATAAARETAAVARADGVDLSAATATTAVETVASETARNQSSMHRDVARGRRTEIDAINGFVVDRAADRGESVPVNRVLTSLIRGWEADAGRRE; encoded by the coding sequence ATGAGAGTCGTCGTCTTCGGCGCGGGGAGTCTCGGCAGTCTCGTCGGCGGCCGCCTCGCGCGCGCTCACGACGTGACGCTCGTGGGACGCGACCCGCACGTCTCGGCGGTCCAGCGGTCGGGGCTCCGCGTCACCGGCGTCGAGACGTTCGAAACCCAGCCAGCGGCGACGACGGACGGGACAGGGACGAACGCCGACCTCGCCCTCGTGACCGTGAAGGCCTACGACACCGAGGCGGCGGCGCGGACGCTCGCGACCGGCGAGTACGGCGCCGTCTGCTCCCTCCAGAACGGGATGGGCAACGAGGACGTCCTCGCCGCGCACGTGGACGCGCCCGTCGTCGCGGGGACGGTGACCTGCGGGGCGCGACTGGCCGACCCGGGACACGTGGAGTGGCTCGGTCGCGGAACCGTCACGCTCGGCCCGTGGCGTCCCGAGGGCGACACGGCCCCCGTCGAGCGCGTCGCTGCGGCCTTCCGCGCCGCCGACTTCCCGACCGACGTGACGAGCGATATCCGGCGTCGGCTCTGGGAGAAACTGGCGGTCAACGCCGCCATCAACCCGGTGACAGCGCTCGCGCGCGTCGAGAACGGGGCTGTCGCGGGCGAAGGACCGCTCGCGGCGGTGGCGACGGCGGCCGCCCGCGAGACGGCGGCGGTGGCGCGCGCCGACGGTGTCGACCTCTCGGCGGCGACGGCGACGACGGCCGTCGAGACGGTGGCGAGCGAGACGGCGCGAAACCAGTCGTCGATGCATCGCGACGTGGCGCGTGGCCGGCGGACCGAGATAGACGCCATCAACGGGTTCGTCGTCGACCGGGCGGCCGACCGCGGCGAGTCGGTGCCGGTCAATCGAGTGCTCACCAGTCTGATTCGGGGCTGGGAGGCGGATGCGGGTCGCAGGGAGTAG
- a CDS encoding MBL fold metallo-hydrolase, translated as MAHELGESDWGDWLPTAIADADPDGVAVWYLGCNGFVLKGSDGTTLFIDPYCGLGDPPRTVRMIPVPFDPEDVEDADAILATHEHSDHVHGPTQAPILAGTGANYYAPDASMAVVERVDWTDDWGVVADQLVTVSEDETFEVGEFTIHVVPVNDPDADHPVGYVIEHEAGTVFHGGDTRHADSFTDIADRFDIDLGVLAFGSAGRLLDKQTREPKRTQWYADENGVIRAANDLELDRLLPSHWDVWKGLTADPTVLHNHARSFEYPQELEVVEIGDRVDL; from the coding sequence ATGGCACACGAACTCGGTGAGAGCGATTGGGGCGACTGGCTCCCGACGGCTATCGCCGACGCCGACCCGGACGGCGTCGCGGTCTGGTATCTCGGCTGCAACGGCTTCGTCCTCAAGGGGAGCGACGGGACGACGCTCTTTATCGACCCGTACTGTGGCCTCGGCGACCCGCCGCGGACGGTGCGGATGATTCCCGTCCCCTTCGACCCCGAGGACGTCGAGGATGCGGACGCGATTCTCGCCACCCACGAGCACTCCGACCACGTCCACGGACCGACGCAGGCGCCCATCCTCGCCGGCACGGGCGCGAACTACTACGCCCCCGACGCCAGCATGGCCGTCGTCGAACGCGTCGACTGGACCGACGACTGGGGCGTCGTCGCCGACCAGTTGGTTACCGTCTCCGAGGACGAGACGTTCGAGGTGGGCGAGTTCACGATTCACGTCGTCCCCGTGAACGACCCCGACGCCGACCACCCCGTCGGCTACGTCATCGAACACGAGGCGGGGACGGTGTTCCACGGCGGCGACACTCGACACGCGGACTCCTTCACCGACATCGCCGACCGGTTCGACATCGACCTCGGCGTCCTCGCGTTCGGGTCGGCGGGGCGACTCCTCGACAAGCAAACTCGCGAGCCGAAACGGACGCAGTGGTACGCCGACGAGAACGGCGTGATTCGGGCGGCGAACGACCTCGAACTCGACCGCCTCCTCCCGAGTCACTGGGACGTGTGGAAGGGGCTGACCGCGGACCCGACGGTCCTGCACAACCACGCGCGGAGCTTCGAGTACCCCCAAGAACTCGAAGTCGTGGAGATTGGCGACCGGGTCGACCTGTAG
- the btuC gene encoding vitamin B12 ABC transporter permease BtuC — MRTSVRTGAWVGGLLGALVAVTLASATIGPVEIGARSVAEIALAAALGGTATAPESHRTIIMSIRLPRIALGAVVGFALASAGTVMQGFFRNPMADPSIVGISAGAATGAVAAIVAPVAVPVALPVAAFVGALVAAFGVYALASEGGRTPVQTLLLAGIAVQTFLGAAVSFMLVSAGRDLREAIYWLMGHLHHSTWTEATVAAAVVLPGFLGLLAYARDLNVLLLGEEDAHSLGIEVERTKRLLLTVSSLLTAAAVAVAGVIGFVGLVVPHVMRLLVGPDHRILLPTSALAGAAFLVATDTVARAGAAELPVGIVTAAVGAPFFLYLLRKREVHAP; from the coding sequence ATGAGAACGAGCGTCCGGACGGGCGCGTGGGTCGGCGGGCTACTCGGTGCGCTCGTGGCCGTGACGCTCGCCAGTGCGACAATCGGGCCCGTCGAGATAGGCGCTCGGAGTGTCGCGGAGATTGCGCTCGCGGCGGCACTCGGCGGCACGGCGACCGCCCCGGAGAGCCACCGAACGATCATCATGTCGATTCGCCTCCCGCGGATCGCCCTCGGCGCAGTCGTCGGCTTCGCCCTCGCGTCGGCGGGGACGGTGATGCAGGGGTTCTTTCGAAACCCGATGGCCGACCCCTCCATCGTCGGCATCTCCGCCGGGGCGGCGACGGGTGCCGTCGCGGCCATCGTCGCGCCCGTCGCGGTCCCGGTCGCACTCCCCGTTGCCGCCTTCGTCGGCGCCCTTGTCGCCGCGTTCGGCGTCTACGCCCTCGCGTCGGAGGGCGGACGGACGCCCGTCCAGACCCTGTTGCTCGCAGGCATCGCCGTTCAGACGTTTCTCGGTGCGGCCGTCTCGTTCATGCTCGTCAGCGCCGGCCGCGACCTCAGAGAGGCTATCTACTGGCTGATGGGTCACCTCCATCACAGTACGTGGACGGAGGCGACCGTCGCCGCCGCAGTCGTCCTCCCCGGTTTCCTCGGCTTGCTCGCGTACGCGCGTGACTTGAACGTCCTCTTGCTCGGGGAAGAGGACGCCCACTCGCTCGGCATCGAGGTCGAACGAACCAAACGTCTCCTGCTCACCGTATCGAGTCTGCTGACCGCGGCCGCCGTCGCCGTCGCGGGCGTCATCGGCTTCGTCGGCCTCGTCGTCCCCCACGTGATGCGCCTGCTCGTCGGCCCGGACCACCGCATCCTCCTCCCGACGAGTGCGCTCGCGGGCGCCGCCTTCCTCGTCGCCACTGACACCGTCGCCCGTGCGGGCGCCGCAGAACTCCCCGTCGGCATCGTCACCGCTGCGGTGGGCGCGCCCTTCTTCCTCTACCTGCTCCGCAAGCGGGAGGTACACGCGCCGTGA
- a CDS encoding PUA domain-containing protein: MTQDELARLRTIADYQFGAGAGAALFPPSDDLTVTHSTGGRPRQVRADAGRIVSYGTDGRFTLGLEGGRRLVDALDAPAGRVVVGSESEPFVREGKNVFAKFVQRVDDDVRPRDEVAVVHETGDVLAVGRAELAADAMHDFDTGMAVKVRAGADD, translated from the coding sequence ATGACGCAGGACGAACTCGCTCGGCTTCGAACCATCGCCGACTACCAGTTCGGCGCGGGCGCCGGCGCGGCGCTCTTTCCCCCCAGCGACGACCTCACCGTCACGCACTCGACGGGCGGGCGGCCGCGACAGGTCCGGGCCGACGCGGGTCGCATCGTCTCTTACGGCACCGACGGCCGATTCACGCTCGGACTCGAGGGTGGGCGCCGTCTCGTCGACGCCCTCGACGCCCCCGCCGGGCGCGTCGTCGTCGGGTCCGAGAGCGAACCCTTCGTCCGCGAGGGGAAGAACGTCTTCGCGAAGTTCGTCCAGCGAGTCGACGACGACGTGCGCCCGCGCGACGAGGTGGCCGTCGTCCACGAGACGGGCGACGTCCTCGCCGTCGGACGGGCGGAACTCGCCGCCGATGCCATGCACGACTTCGACACGGGGATGGCGGTGAAAGTGCGGGCCGGCGCCGACGACTAG
- a CDS encoding transcription initiation factor IIB: MTQESETLREAGGEQHETTEKRGEAGERVCPECEASLVVDDSHGETVCESCGLVVEEDEIDHGPEWRAFDSNERAEKSRVGAPTTKLLHDDGLSSVIDWQDRDAKGRTLDGNKRRKLQRLRTWDERFRSKNAQERNLKQALGEIDRMASALGLPESVRETASVVYRRALEDDLLRGRSIEAMATASLYAAARQASIPRSLDEFEPVSRVERKEFSRAYRYIVRELELAIEPANPLEYLPRFASDLELDEDTVGRARSLLEEGMERGVHSGKSPVGLAAAALYAASILEGEKITQKEVCSVSDVSEVTVRNRYTELLEAGTDPDAARAL; the protein is encoded by the coding sequence ATGACCCAGGAGTCCGAAACCCTCCGAGAGGCCGGCGGGGAACAGCACGAGACGACCGAAAAGCGGGGGGAGGCTGGCGAACGAGTCTGTCCAGAGTGCGAAGCGTCGCTCGTCGTCGACGACTCGCACGGCGAGACGGTGTGTGAGTCGTGTGGCCTCGTGGTCGAGGAAGACGAAATCGACCACGGCCCCGAGTGGCGCGCCTTCGACTCCAACGAGCGCGCGGAGAAGAGTCGAGTCGGAGCGCCGACGACGAAGCTCCTCCACGACGACGGACTGTCGTCGGTCATCGACTGGCAGGACCGAGACGCCAAGGGCCGCACGCTCGACGGCAACAAGCGACGGAAGCTCCAACGGCTCCGGACGTGGGACGAGCGGTTCCGCTCGAAGAACGCCCAGGAGCGCAACCTGAAGCAGGCGCTCGGCGAAATCGACCGGATGGCATCCGCGCTCGGCCTGCCCGAGAGCGTTCGGGAGACGGCGAGTGTCGTCTACCGCCGGGCGCTGGAGGATGACCTCCTGCGCGGGCGCTCCATCGAAGCGATGGCGACGGCGTCGCTCTACGCCGCCGCGCGACAGGCGTCGATCCCGCGCAGCCTCGACGAGTTCGAACCCGTCAGCCGGGTCGAGCGCAAGGAGTTCTCCCGAGCCTACCGATATATCGTCCGCGAACTCGAACTGGCCATCGAACCGGCCAACCCGCTGGAGTACCTCCCGCGCTTCGCCTCTGACCTCGAGTTAGACGAAGACACCGTCGGTCGCGCGCGCTCGCTCCTCGAAGAGGGGATGGAGCGCGGCGTCCACAGCGGCAAAAGCCCCGTCGGCCTCGCGGCCGCGGCGCTCTACGCTGCCTCGATTCTGGAAGGCGAGAAGATAACCCAGAAGGAAGTCTGCTCCGTGAGCGACGTCTCGGAAGTGACGGTTCGCAACCGTTACACCGAACTCCTCGAAGCAGGGACGGACCCCGACGCAGCGCGCGCCCTCTAG
- a CDS encoding HalOD1 output domain-containing protein codes for MAATGENEPVTTVPHRVEIDWDRREPISFAIQTALSEIENCSPVELAPLTEYVDPDALEAFFSGSDEEIAARSLSFAYEEYTVHVDGAGYVRVD; via the coding sequence ATGGCTGCAACGGGTGAGAACGAACCGGTGACGACGGTTCCCCACCGGGTCGAAATCGATTGGGACCGTCGGGAACCGATTAGCTTCGCGATTCAGACGGCACTCAGTGAAATCGAAAACTGCTCGCCCGTCGAATTGGCTCCGCTCACCGAGTACGTCGACCCCGACGCACTCGAAGCCTTCTTCAGCGGCTCCGACGAGGAGATTGCGGCGCGGTCGCTCTCGTTCGCGTACGAGGAGTACACCGTCCACGTCGACGGCGCCGGCTACGTCCGAGTCGACTGA
- a CDS encoding PGF-CTERM-anchored ABC transporter substrate-binding protein: protein MRLISAVLVCTLLVALAVGGTASTATAGDSPAQRTAGDCSFPVTRTDATGTAVTLSERPDRIATLSPSAAQTLWEIGARARVVGVSEFAGYLDGTDDLPVVNTASGGIQSERLVALDPDLVIAPGTISNETVATLRDQGLTVYAMDTPATVEGVADATTRLGRLTGECTGAAETNAWMRANVAAVRDAVADDPRPTALYVFSDGWTVGADTFISDVFTTAGTRNVVAGTVSGYARVSPEVVRERNPEWIVYNSRDGIPDTAAYRETTAVRENQTVEVDVNYLNQPAPRSIVRATRTVATAVHPTAVDEASYVPRSAVEPANATATTTGTPTGRQTAGDGPGFGVVTAVVGVLFALLLVHGRRR from the coding sequence ATGCGACTCATTTCGGCGGTCCTCGTGTGCACGCTCCTCGTGGCGCTCGCGGTCGGGGGGACAGCCTCGACGGCCACGGCGGGCGATTCGCCTGCACAGCGAACTGCCGGCGACTGTTCGTTTCCGGTGACGCGAACCGACGCCACGGGGACCGCCGTGACGCTCTCTGAGCGCCCGGATCGGATCGCCACCCTCAGTCCGAGCGCCGCGCAGACGCTCTGGGAAATCGGCGCCCGCGCCCGCGTCGTCGGCGTCTCCGAGTTCGCGGGCTATCTCGACGGCACCGACGACCTCCCCGTCGTCAACACGGCAAGCGGCGGTATCCAGTCCGAACGGCTGGTGGCGCTCGACCCCGACCTCGTGATCGCACCCGGAACGATATCGAACGAGACGGTCGCGACGCTCCGCGACCAAGGGTTGACCGTCTACGCGATGGACACGCCGGCGACCGTCGAGGGCGTCGCTGACGCGACGACGCGTCTCGGCCGCCTCACCGGCGAGTGTACCGGTGCCGCCGAGACGAACGCTTGGATGCGCGCCAACGTCGCCGCCGTCCGCGACGCCGTCGCCGACGACCCCCGCCCGACGGCGCTCTACGTCTTCTCGGACGGCTGGACGGTCGGTGCGGACACGTTCATCAGCGACGTGTTCACGACGGCTGGAACGCGAAACGTCGTCGCTGGCACGGTGTCGGGGTACGCGCGGGTCAGTCCCGAGGTGGTCCGAGAGCGAAACCCCGAGTGGATCGTCTACAACTCCCGCGACGGCATCCCAGACACGGCGGCGTATCGGGAGACGACGGCAGTACGCGAGAACCAAACCGTCGAGGTGGACGTCAACTACCTCAACCAGCCGGCGCCCCGGAGTATCGTCCGCGCCACCCGAACCGTCGCCACCGCGGTCCACCCCACCGCCGTCGACGAAGCGAGTTACGTCCCGCGGTCGGCAGTCGAGCCAGCGAACGCGACTGCGACGACCACCGGGACGCCGACGGGCCGTCAGACGGCCGGCGATGGCCCGGGATTCGGCGTCGTCACTGCCGTCGTCGGTGTCCTGTTCGCACTCCTCCTCGTCCACGGACGCCGCCGTTGA
- a CDS encoding H/ACA ribonucleoprotein complex subunit GAR1 yields MRRLGTVTRTAQGLAIVRYEADEDPDIGLTAVDESLSTVGRVVDVFGPVDAPYLAVSPADTVSLTDLLGSKLYTR; encoded by the coding sequence GTGCGCCGTCTCGGAACCGTCACCCGGACCGCCCAAGGGCTGGCTATCGTCCGCTACGAGGCGGACGAGGACCCCGACATCGGACTGACCGCCGTCGACGAATCCCTCTCGACCGTCGGCCGCGTCGTCGACGTCTTCGGCCCCGTCGACGCGCCGTATCTCGCCGTCTCGCCCGCGGACACGGTCAGCCTCACCGACCTCCTCGGCTCGAAGCTCTACACTCGATGA
- a CDS encoding TetR/AcrR family transcriptional regulator, whose amino-acid sequence MPFDAPFGTDTDETRTAILRATYAALIEHGYEDLTVQRIGDEFPKSKSLIYQHYDGKDEVLVALLEYLLDHFESQIPEPATDDADDCLQTLLSFVLAPDPSEARASLTKVMAELRGQAPHNETFRSYFSANDRRFRRDLATLIERGVDEGVYRPVDAESVASFLLTVLAGETMRRATTDGTVDSEAVCAELNTYVETRLLDGTDD is encoded by the coding sequence GTGCCCTTCGACGCCCCCTTCGGGACCGACACCGACGAGACGCGGACGGCGATACTGCGTGCCACCTACGCCGCCCTCATCGAACACGGGTACGAGGACCTCACCGTCCAGCGCATCGGTGACGAGTTCCCGAAGAGCAAGTCGCTCATCTATCAGCATTACGACGGCAAAGACGAGGTGTTGGTCGCACTCCTCGAATACCTGCTCGACCACTTCGAGTCACAGATACCCGAACCGGCCACCGACGACGCCGACGACTGCCTCCAGACGCTCCTGTCGTTCGTCCTGGCGCCGGACCCGAGCGAAGCACGCGCGTCGCTCACGAAGGTGATGGCCGAACTCCGGGGGCAGGCCCCGCACAACGAGACGTTTCGCTCCTATTTCAGCGCCAACGACCGCCGCTTCCGGCGTGACCTCGCGACGCTCATCGAACGCGGCGTCGACGAGGGCGTCTACCGGCCGGTCGACGCTGAGAGCGTCGCGTCGTTCCTGCTGACGGTGCTCGCCGGCGAGACGATGCGCCGAGCGACGACCGACGGCACGGTCGACAGCGAGGCGGTGTGTGCGGAGCTGAACACCTACGTCGAGACGCGACTACTCGACGGGACGGACGATTGA
- a CDS encoding TrmB family transcriptional regulator translates to MTNNTTPDAGTDALVEDVVSTLRTFELTEYEAKCFVALTRLREGTAKEVSDVADVPRARIYDSMDALQDRGLVSVQESKPRRFRAVSPHEAVDLLERECRSRLDRLGTALPRLGSPNRSTGAGEVWTMEGEAAVAERLATLLADAETEALFAVATDTLLSDDLLDALSAATDRGVDVVVGSPSDAIRDQIREADSGADVVETWTWWESHPIDPGAVTSVLMVDGDALLVSADAATDLPGVRKHRAVWTDSAEAPVVGLMRPLLTSAIRDASRD, encoded by the coding sequence GTGACGAACAACACCACGCCGGACGCCGGGACCGACGCCCTCGTCGAGGACGTCGTCAGCACGCTTCGAACGTTCGAACTCACCGAGTACGAGGCGAAGTGTTTCGTGGCGCTGACGCGGCTTCGCGAGGGCACGGCCAAAGAAGTGAGCGATGTCGCGGACGTCCCGCGCGCGCGCATCTACGACAGTATGGATGCCCTCCAGGACCGCGGCCTCGTGAGCGTCCAGGAGTCGAAACCCCGTCGCTTCCGGGCCGTCTCGCCCCACGAAGCCGTCGACTTGCTCGAACGCGAGTGCCGGAGTCGACTCGACCGACTCGGAACGGCGCTCCCCCGTCTCGGGTCCCCGAACCGGTCGACCGGCGCGGGCGAAGTCTGGACGATGGAGGGCGAGGCCGCCGTCGCCGAACGCCTCGCGACCCTCCTCGCCGACGCCGAGACGGAGGCGCTGTTCGCCGTCGCGACCGACACGCTCCTGAGCGACGACCTCCTCGACGCGCTGTCGGCGGCGACCGACCGCGGCGTCGACGTGGTGGTCGGTTCACCGAGCGACGCCATCCGCGACCAGATTCGCGAGGCCGACTCCGGGGCCGATGTGGTCGAGACGTGGACGTGGTGGGAGTCTCACCCCATCGACCCCGGTGCCGTCACCAGCGTCCTCATGGTCGACGGCGACGCGTTGCTCGTCAGCGCCGACGCCGCGACCGACCTGCCCGGCGTCCGCAAACACCGCGCGGTCTGGACAGACAGCGCGGAAGCGCCCGTCGTCGGCCTGATGCGCCCGCTCCTCACGAGCGCTATTCGCGACGCCAGTCGCGACTGA